A single window of Eleginops maclovinus isolate JMC-PN-2008 ecotype Puerto Natales chromosome 19, JC_Emac_rtc_rv5, whole genome shotgun sequence DNA harbors:
- the gchfr gene encoding GTP cyclohydrolase 1 feedback regulatory protein, producing MPYMFISTQIRLETGPTNVGDEYSDPALMNYLGARKTTILGNNFAEYHVDDPPRLVLDKLEKMGFRVQAMTGVGQTLVWCLHKETE from the exons ATGCCTTACATGTTCATCAGTACGCAGATCAGACTG GAGACTGGTCCAACTAATGTGGGGGATGAATATTCGGATCCAGCTCTCATGAACTACCTGGGAGCAAGGAAAACAACCATACTGGGAAACAATTT TGCCGAGTACCATGTGGACGACCCGCCTCGCCTGGTGTTGGACAAACTAGAAAAGATGGGGTTCCGCGTGCAGGCGATGACGGGGGTAGGACAGACGCTGGTGTGGTGCCTGCACAAGGAGACGGAGTGA